In Pseudomonas poae, a single genomic region encodes these proteins:
- a CDS encoding MFS transporter, whose product MPHEAFRFAAATPCCGRRFIGTMIEWYDFYIYATAAALVFGQLFFPSEDKLFSTMAAFGTFAVGFFARPLGGIVFGHIGDRIGRKKSLVITLVMMGVVTVCIGLLPTYAQIGVAAPVLLILLRVVQGIAVGGEWGGAVLMAGEHAPKGRRNFFASFAQLGSPAGLILSLLAFSAVTRLPEEDLLSWGWRVPFLASALLLVVGLAIRLGVNESPEFLEDKAQAEKARAIKKDQAPVIEVLRTAWRPLLLCIGANTLGIAGVYFTNTFMIAYSTQQLGLPRSLILECLFVVAIIQFCVQPLAAWVAEKVGATRFLCAMTVLAMASPYPMFVLVSSGQAPLIILGIALAVVCMASFYAVIAGFVSGLFETRVRYTAISLAYQVCGALAGGLTPLIGTWLAHEYQGQWWPMAVFYSLIAAVSLVCVLALSRRHATAHRLEMAHSV is encoded by the coding sequence CTGCCCCATGAAGCCTTCCGCTTCGCCGCAGCCACGCCGTGCTGCGGCCGCCGCTTTATCGGCACCATGATCGAGTGGTACGACTTTTACATCTATGCCACCGCCGCCGCGCTGGTGTTCGGCCAGCTGTTTTTCCCCTCCGAAGACAAACTGTTTAGCACCATGGCCGCGTTCGGCACGTTTGCCGTGGGTTTCTTTGCGCGGCCGTTGGGCGGCATTGTGTTCGGCCACATCGGCGATCGCATCGGGCGCAAGAAATCCCTGGTCATCACGCTGGTGATGATGGGCGTGGTCACGGTGTGTATCGGCCTGCTGCCTACTTATGCGCAGATCGGTGTCGCGGCACCGGTGCTGTTGATCCTGCTGCGTGTGGTGCAAGGCATCGCGGTGGGTGGCGAGTGGGGCGGAGCCGTGTTGATGGCCGGCGAGCATGCGCCGAAAGGGCGCCGTAACTTCTTTGCCTCTTTTGCCCAACTGGGCAGCCCGGCAGGCTTGATCCTGTCGCTGCTGGCGTTCAGCGCGGTCACCCGTTTGCCGGAAGAAGACCTGCTGAGTTGGGGCTGGCGTGTTCCATTCCTGGCCAGTGCGTTGCTGTTGGTTGTCGGCCTGGCGATTCGCTTGGGCGTGAACGAATCGCCTGAATTCCTTGAAGACAAAGCCCAGGCCGAAAAGGCGCGTGCGATCAAAAAAGACCAGGCCCCAGTCATTGAGGTGCTGCGAACCGCATGGCGCCCACTGTTGTTGTGCATCGGCGCCAATACCCTGGGCATCGCCGGCGTGTATTTCACCAACACCTTCATGATTGCCTACAGCACTCAGCAACTGGGCCTACCGCGCTCGCTGATTTTGGAGTGCCTGTTTGTCGTCGCCATCATCCAATTCTGTGTCCAGCCGCTGGCCGCCTGGGTGGCCGAGAAGGTCGGCGCGACACGTTTCCTGTGCGCCATGACCGTGCTGGCCATGGCCTCGCCGTATCCAATGTTTGTATTGGTCAGTAGCGGTCAAGCGCCGTTGATCATCCTGGGGATCGCCCTGGCGGTGGTGTGCATGGCGTCGTTTTATGCGGTGATCGCAGGTTTTGTCAGCGGCTTGTTTGAAACCCGTGTGCGGTATACCGCGATCTCCCTGGCCTACCAGGTATGCGGCGCCTTGGCCGGTGGCCTCACGCCATTGATCGGCACGTGGCTGGCCCATGAATACCAGGGCCAGTGGTGGCCGATGGCAGTGTTCTACAGCCTGATCGCGGCGGTCTCGCTGGTGTGTGTATTGGCGTTGTCGCGCCGTCACGCCACGGCTCATCGTCTTGAGATGGCTCACAGTGTTTGA
- a CDS encoding Zn-dependent hydrolase has protein sequence MLKINGERLWASLMAMAEIGATARGGSCRLALSAEDQAGRELFSHWCTAAGLTLSVDAVGNLFARRAGTESDAAPVMMGSHLDTQPEGGRFDGVYGVLAGLEVIRSLDDHGIQTRKPLEIAVWTNEEGARFTPAMLGSAVFTGTLALDKALATADSDGISVAEALRATGYNGSRPLGGAVDAYFEAHIEQGPILEDNAKSIGVVTGGQAIRWLDVRVEGMAAHAGTTPMPLRKDALYGAATMIQALENLAADFAPEGLTTVGELSIAKSSRNTIPGLLNFTVDLRHHRDVDIDAMEQQVRARLQAIAERRGLSVTISPHWISPATPFDADCVACVQASVDALGYSQQRIVSGAGHDAIHLARYCPTAMIFIPCVGGLSHNEAEDVLPEDVRQGTDVLLNAVLQRAGQVQ, from the coding sequence ATGTTGAAGATCAATGGAGAGCGTCTGTGGGCCAGCTTGATGGCCATGGCCGAGATCGGCGCGACCGCGCGCGGTGGCAGTTGCCGCCTGGCCCTGAGCGCCGAAGACCAGGCCGGTCGTGAACTGTTCAGCCACTGGTGCACAGCTGCCGGGCTGACCCTGAGCGTGGATGCCGTCGGCAACCTGTTTGCCCGCCGCGCCGGTACCGAGAGCGACGCCGCGCCGGTGATGATGGGCAGCCATCTGGATACCCAACCCGAAGGCGGGCGTTTTGACGGTGTGTACGGCGTGCTGGCTGGCCTTGAGGTGATTCGCAGCCTTGATGACCATGGCATCCAGACCCGCAAGCCGCTGGAAATTGCAGTGTGGACCAACGAGGAGGGCGCGCGCTTTACCCCGGCGATGCTCGGCTCGGCAGTGTTTACCGGCACCCTCGCGCTGGACAAGGCCCTGGCCACGGCGGATTCCGATGGCATCAGCGTGGCCGAGGCGTTGCGTGCTACCGGCTATAACGGTTCGCGCCCGTTGGGTGGCGCGGTGGATGCGTATTTCGAAGCGCATATCGAGCAGGGCCCGATCCTGGAAGACAACGCCAAGAGCATCGGCGTGGTCACCGGCGGCCAAGCGATTCGTTGGTTGGACGTGCGCGTCGAAGGCATGGCCGCCCACGCGGGAACGACGCCAATGCCGCTGCGCAAGGATGCGCTGTATGGCGCTGCAACAATGATCCAGGCCCTGGAAAATCTCGCCGCGGATTTCGCTCCCGAAGGCCTCACCACCGTCGGTGAATTGAGCATTGCCAAGTCGTCGCGCAATACCATTCCAGGGCTACTGAACTTCACTGTCGACTTGCGCCACCATCGCGATGTCGACATTGACGCCATGGAGCAGCAAGTGCGGGCGCGTTTGCAGGCCATCGCCGAGAGACGTGGCCTGAGTGTCACCATCAGCCCCCATTGGATCAGCCCAGCCACGCCGTTTGATGCCGATTGTGTCGCCTGTGTGCAAGCCTCGGTGGACGCGCTGGGCTACAGCCAGCAACGCATTGTCAGCGGCGCCGGCCACGATGCCATCCACCTGGCGCGCTATTGCCCGACCGCAATGATCTTCATCCCTTGTGTCGGCGGCCTCAGCCACAATGAAGCTGAAGACGTGCTGCCCGAAGATGTGCGCCAGGGCACCGATGTATTGCTCAACGCCGTGTTGCAGCGCGCCGGCCAGGTTCAGTAA
- a CDS encoding histone deacetylase family protein has product MRTFFHPEQLLHHPRSYYSRGQMRTPQEVPERARNLLLAAHTLGFEIQQPQDHGLEPLLAVHGAPYLSFLEEAHQRWKEVPEDWGDEVMSNIFVREPNALRGILAQAARYLADGSCPIGELTWRSAYWSAQSAVAAAKDVLDGAPAAYALCRPPGHHARFDSAGGFCYINNAAVAAQALREGFQRVAVLDTDMHHGQGIQEIFYDRDDVLYVSIHGDPTNFYPGVAGFADERGNARGEGFNLNLPMPHGASEALFFEKLEQALAAVKEFSADVLVLSLGFDIYELDPQSKVAVTREGFARLGECIRGIGLPCVIVQEGGYHLETLDSNAQAFFSGPQAWAK; this is encoded by the coding sequence ATGCGTACGTTTTTCCACCCAGAACAACTCCTGCATCATCCGCGCAGCTACTACTCACGCGGCCAAATGCGCACCCCCCAGGAAGTCCCTGAGCGCGCTCGCAACCTGTTGCTGGCGGCGCACACCCTGGGCTTCGAGATCCAGCAACCTCAGGACCATGGCCTTGAGCCGTTACTGGCCGTACACGGTGCGCCTTACCTGTCCTTCCTTGAAGAAGCGCATCAACGCTGGAAGGAAGTCCCCGAAGACTGGGGCGATGAAGTCATGTCCAATATCTTCGTGCGCGAGCCCAATGCCTTGCGCGGCATTCTTGCCCAGGCTGCGCGCTACCTGGCCGATGGCAGTTGCCCTATCGGCGAACTCACCTGGCGCTCGGCCTACTGGTCGGCCCAAAGTGCCGTCGCCGCTGCCAAGGACGTTCTCGATGGCGCTCCCGCCGCCTACGCACTTTGTCGCCCTCCGGGCCACCATGCGCGCTTCGATTCGGCCGGTGGTTTCTGCTACATCAATAACGCTGCGGTGGCGGCACAGGCGCTGCGCGAAGGCTTCCAGCGCGTTGCCGTGCTCGACACCGACATGCACCACGGCCAGGGCATCCAGGAAATCTTCTACGACCGTGATGACGTGCTCTACGTCTCGATCCACGGTGACCCCACCAACTTTTACCCCGGTGTTGCCGGTTTTGCCGACGAGCGCGGAAACGCCCGCGGTGAAGGCTTCAACCTCAACCTGCCAATGCCCCACGGTGCCAGCGAGGCCTTGTTTTTCGAAAAACTTGAACAAGCCCTGGCGGCGGTCAAGGAATTTTCGGCGGATGTGTTGGTGCTGTCCCTGGGCTTCGACATCTACGAGCTGGACCCGCAAAGCAAAGTCGCGGTGACGCGTGAAGGGTTCGCGCGGCTGGGGGAATGCATTCGTGGCATAGGGCTGCCGTGTGTGATCGTGCAGGAGGGTGGCTATCACTTGGAAACGCTGGACAGCAATGCGCAGGCGTTTTTCAGTGGCCCGCAGGCCTGGGCGAAGTAA